The Chryseobacterium nakagawai genome has a segment encoding these proteins:
- a CDS encoding histidine kinase: MKTSERLHELLNDHKLLGITLYIYIMHSFMFLLVLLGILNPSVIRNEDPIPVYKTGDDLAWASKDYNDKNWSQERGNISGKIFWSRTHLDLRKIEDEALPLGLQIQSFGSFEVYWDGVLIGNNGKVLQNGNPEVPGTESSYYRIPDHLISPGLHTVALRSSQSLLPHVQRNIGFKIDPYNLLLTRPLVTMSYMNLMAGAFLIAAVYYFFLYLNSQRRQWDILIFASICLLFFTLLIMEYLKFHVFIPYPYFFVRLEIIGWLTFTNALLVPLYFIIQFNFKKGKWLMALLVITLLLLYILNYKSYDLTARLYSLAMLIASLIVVFNGIIQKEKGGFIALTALLISALINKFVVYDFGLFISFTVIVLSMLYLHSIRTSVIEAEHQNAVLLSSRLQLELLKKNIQPHFLRNTLTSMMDWVEESPKEGSRFIQALATEFDIMNEISEQTLIPITKELELCRQHVSIMGFRKEINYQWEEIGIDEKQLIPPAIIHTLLENGITHSEPFPGNTVKFVLSYILQDKTHQYTFKTVAENRKVMTNRSGGNGFKYIRARLTESYGQNWTFDSVAAEDGWISTIHILK; the protein is encoded by the coding sequence GTGAAAACATCTGAACGGCTCCATGAGCTTCTGAACGACCATAAATTGTTGGGAATTACCTTGTATATTTACATCATGCATAGTTTTATGTTTTTGCTAGTATTGCTCGGCATACTGAACCCATCTGTTATTCGCAATGAAGACCCTATACCCGTTTACAAAACAGGTGATGACCTGGCTTGGGCATCTAAAGACTATAATGACAAAAATTGGTCACAGGAGAGAGGCAATATCTCTGGCAAAATCTTCTGGTCACGAACCCATTTAGATCTGCGTAAAATTGAAGATGAGGCATTACCGCTTGGGCTTCAGATTCAATCTTTTGGTTCTTTTGAAGTATATTGGGACGGGGTATTGATCGGTAATAACGGGAAAGTTCTGCAAAATGGTAACCCGGAAGTACCCGGTACTGAAAGTAGCTATTATAGGATCCCAGACCATCTGATTTCACCAGGTCTTCATACGGTTGCCTTACGCAGTTCACAATCATTACTCCCTCATGTGCAACGCAACATCGGATTTAAAATTGATCCGTATAATTTATTATTGACAAGACCATTAGTAACCATGTCATATATGAACCTAATGGCCGGAGCTTTTCTCATTGCAGCAGTCTATTATTTTTTTCTTTATCTAAACAGCCAACGCAGACAATGGGATATCCTGATCTTTGCTTCTATCTGTCTTCTCTTTTTCACTTTGCTGATTATGGAATATCTTAAGTTTCATGTCTTTATTCCATACCCCTATTTCTTTGTACGTCTTGAAATCATTGGTTGGCTCACTTTTACCAATGCATTGCTGGTTCCTTTATACTTTATCATTCAGTTTAATTTTAAAAAAGGAAAATGGTTGATGGCACTATTGGTTATAACCCTTTTGTTACTTTATATTCTCAATTATAAATCTTATGATCTGACCGCCCGTCTGTACAGTTTGGCAATGCTGATTGCTTCTCTCATCGTGGTCTTTAATGGGATTATTCAAAAGGAAAAAGGAGGTTTCATTGCGTTGACAGCACTTTTGATCAGTGCATTGATCAATAAGTTCGTGGTCTATGACTTCGGTTTATTCATCAGCTTTACAGTCATTGTATTGAGCATGCTTTACCTTCATTCCATTCGTACAAGTGTTATTGAAGCAGAGCATCAGAATGCGGTCCTTCTTTCTTCAAGGCTACAGTTGGAACTTCTTAAAAAGAATATTCAACCTCATTTTTTAAGAAATACCCTTACCTCCATGATGGATTGGGTAGAAGAATCTCCTAAAGAAGGTTCCCGTTTCATACAAGCATTGGCTACAGAATTTGATATCATGAACGAGATTTCTGAGCAGACTCTAATTCCCATCACGAAAGAACTTGAACTTTGCCGGCAGCATGTTTCAATTATGGGGTTTCGCAAGGAAATTAATTATCAGTGGGAAGAAATTGGAATAGATGAGAAACAACTGATCCCCCCAGCTATTATCCATACCCTACTTGAAAATGGGATAACCCATAGTGAACCTTTTCCCGGAAACACCGTGAAATTTGTGCTTTCTTATATCTTACAAGATAAGACGCACCAATATACTTTTAAAACCGTCGCAGAAAATAGAAAGGTAATGACCAATCGATCCGGAGGAAATGGCTTTAAATATATAAGAGCACGCCTTACCGAAAGTTACGGACAGAACTGGACGTTCGATTCTGTGGCTGCTGAAGACGGATGGATATCTACAATTCATATTTTAAAATGA
- a CDS encoding serine hydrolase: MKKTTLLTLFFLSLNLFAQSVNDKIKLFESNLNYWNKLKQKKGSLKERMALYNANAVSIAVIKDYKIEWIKAYGYADISENRPTTTQTLFQAASISKSLNSLGALKLVQEGKLDLYNDINNYLTNWKFPYDDAISKGKKISLANLLNHTAGLSVGGFGGYEKGKELPTTVQILDGQKPANSLAVRSVFEPGLKFQYSGGGTTVSQLILETTTGEKYEDYMLKNILIPLGMSSSSFNQPPAKNKESLLATAYVNGKEVNGKYHIYPEKAAAGLWTNPTDLAKYIIETQLSLLGKSNKILSQEMSAKRIDNNFGVFLNDFKGTKYFGHSGGNEGFVCHYVGSVEGGNGVVVMTNGSNMRLVEEMVSSIASLNQWKNYPLESTKESIVLTIRKQCESNIDKGIALYKKLKSNHPNDYNFLNENELNGLGYEFLRNGNIDSAIKIFNLNVNEFPKSANIYDSRGEAYFNKKEYHLSKEDYSKVLELEPTNQNAKEMLLKIEKETGK; this comes from the coding sequence ATGAAAAAAACGACATTACTTACCCTATTTTTTTTATCACTCAATCTATTTGCACAAAGCGTAAATGATAAAATAAAATTATTTGAATCCAATCTGAATTATTGGAATAAATTAAAGCAAAAAAAAGGTTCTTTGAAAGAAAGAATGGCGCTGTACAACGCCAACGCCGTAAGTATTGCGGTGATTAAGGATTATAAAATAGAATGGATAAAAGCCTATGGCTATGCAGACATTTCCGAAAACAGACCCACCACTACCCAAACCCTTTTCCAGGCAGCATCCATCAGCAAATCGCTCAATAGTCTTGGAGCTTTAAAACTGGTTCAGGAAGGTAAATTAGACTTATATAATGACATCAATAATTATTTGACCAATTGGAAATTCCCGTATGATGATGCCATATCAAAAGGGAAGAAAATTTCATTGGCTAACTTATTGAACCATACCGCAGGATTATCTGTAGGAGGTTTTGGTGGTTATGAAAAAGGAAAAGAACTGCCTACGACCGTACAAATTCTTGATGGACAAAAACCGGCTAACTCACTTGCAGTACGATCTGTATTTGAACCTGGCCTTAAGTTTCAATATTCTGGCGGTGGAACTACGGTTTCTCAATTGATCCTTGAAACTACAACTGGAGAAAAGTATGAAGATTATATGCTAAAAAACATTCTGATTCCTTTGGGAATGAGTAGTAGTTCATTCAATCAGCCTCCTGCAAAAAATAAAGAAAGTTTGCTTGCAACAGCTTATGTCAACGGAAAAGAAGTCAACGGAAAATATCATATCTACCCGGAAAAAGCGGCGGCCGGTTTATGGACCAATCCAACAGATTTAGCAAAATATATTATCGAAACGCAACTATCATTATTAGGAAAATCAAATAAAATTTTGTCTCAAGAAATGTCGGCAAAAAGAATAGACAATAATTTTGGTGTATTTTTGAATGATTTCAAAGGCACAAAATATTTTGGACACAGCGGTGGAAACGAAGGTTTTGTCTGCCATTATGTAGGAAGTGTGGAAGGCGGAAACGGGGTCGTTGTGATGACCAATGGCAGTAATATGAGACTTGTGGAAGAAATGGTTTCCAGCATTGCCAGTTTGAATCAATGGAAAAACTATCCTTTAGAATCTACTAAAGAATCCATTGTTTTAACCATCAGAAAACAATGTGAAAGCAATATCGACAAGGGAATTGCCCTCTACAAAAAGCTCAAAAGCAATCATCCTAACGATTACAATTTCTTAAATGAAAATGAGCTTAACGGCCTTGGCTATGAGTTTTTAAGAAACGGAAATATAGACTCGGCCATTAAAATTTTCAACTTAAATGTCAATGAATTCCCAAAATCGGCTAATATTTATGACAGCCGTGGTGAAGCTTACTTCAACAAAAAAGAATATCATTTATCAAAAGAGGACTATTCAAAGGTCCTGGAACTAGAACCAACCAACCAAAATGCCAAAGAAATGCTTTTGAAGATTGAAAAGGAAACCGGAAAATAA
- a CDS encoding D-cysteine desulfhydrase family protein has translation MNNNKIDLGFFPTPFQQLKNLSKLYPDYTIYIKRDDNTGLASGGNKTRKLEFLIQQALDEGCDTVITAGAQQSNHCRQTAAACAKMGLQCHLLLGGEKPDTYDGNLLLSSLLGASIHFTGDNRKGEDIKLLKETLEHQGNKCFIIPYGGSNSTGALGFVHAVEELKKQLAEKELTIDYIFFASSSGGMQAGLTAGKALYDLKAELIPISIDKEETNGVSLEEVVFRIVQEIIANLNINKKIEPSEIVLNRDYDTAGYGVLTANERFAIDELAKNEGILLDPVYTGRAFYGMLDFLKNKKLPAHTNVLFWHTGGLPAVFTFAKELT, from the coding sequence ATGAACAACAATAAGATAGACTTGGGCTTTTTTCCAACGCCATTTCAACAGCTGAAAAACCTGTCAAAGTTATATCCTGATTACACTATTTACATTAAAAGAGATGACAACACTGGCTTAGCCTCTGGCGGAAACAAAACCAGAAAACTAGAGTTTTTAATCCAACAGGCATTGGATGAAGGCTGTGATACCGTAATCACTGCGGGAGCACAACAATCTAATCATTGCAGGCAGACAGCGGCGGCTTGTGCTAAAATGGGTCTGCAATGTCATCTGCTTCTTGGTGGTGAGAAACCTGATACATACGATGGAAATCTACTGTTGTCTTCATTGCTTGGAGCATCCATACATTTTACAGGTGACAACAGAAAAGGAGAAGATATAAAACTTTTAAAAGAAACCCTGGAACACCAGGGAAATAAATGTTTTATCATTCCCTATGGTGGCTCAAATTCCACAGGAGCTTTAGGATTTGTACATGCCGTAGAGGAGCTGAAAAAACAACTTGCCGAAAAAGAGCTGACAATAGATTATATTTTTTTTGCTTCAAGTTCTGGCGGAATGCAGGCCGGGTTAACTGCCGGAAAAGCTTTGTATGATCTAAAAGCAGAACTCATCCCCATTAGTATAGATAAAGAAGAAACCAATGGAGTTTCCCTGGAAGAGGTTGTTTTTAGAATTGTTCAGGAAATAATAGCAAACCTTAATATCAACAAAAAGATTGAACCTTCAGAAATAGTTCTCAACAGGGATTATGATACTGCAGGATATGGGGTCTTAACAGCTAATGAAAGATTTGCCATTGATGAACTTGCAAAAAATGAGGGCATTCTTTTAGATCCCGTTTATACAGGAAGGGCATTTTATGGAATGCTGGATTTTTTGAAAAATAAAAAACTACCAGCACATACTAATGTTTTATTCTGGCATACAGGAGGGCTGCCTGCTGTTTTTACATTTGCCAAAGAGCTGACTTAA
- a CDS encoding LytR/AlgR family response regulator transcription factor, translated as MMNILIIEDEARIARRVERMTIEFFASTSVEISICDSLQKGLDQIAYQLPDLLLLDLNLNGDNGFEILEHMVAASFHTIIVSANIDKAIIAFEYGVLDFVPKPFDQERFFKALTRFVSPVVKAEEEIKYLAVKKSGQIRLINITDIIYIKGAGIYTELHLHSGRTELHDKSLELLNQLLPDQFERIHKSYLVNFLQVEKMLINTGTRYSVLLKTGEILPVGRSKYKELKNKII; from the coding sequence ATGATGAATATACTGATTATAGAAGACGAGGCCAGAATTGCCCGCCGTGTTGAACGTATGACAATTGAATTTTTTGCCAGTACATCTGTTGAGATCAGTATTTGTGATTCTTTACAGAAAGGCCTTGATCAAATAGCCTATCAGCTTCCTGATCTTCTGTTACTTGATCTTAATCTCAATGGAGATAATGGGTTTGAAATACTAGAGCATATGGTAGCTGCATCCTTTCATACGATTATTGTTTCAGCTAATATTGATAAAGCAATCATCGCTTTTGAGTATGGTGTACTTGATTTTGTTCCCAAACCTTTTGATCAGGAAAGATTTTTTAAAGCTTTGACACGATTTGTGAGCCCTGTTGTAAAGGCTGAAGAGGAGATTAAATACCTGGCTGTAAAGAAATCCGGGCAGATACGGCTCATCAATATTACGGACATAATTTATATCAAAGGGGCTGGAATCTATACTGAACTGCATCTTCATAGTGGGCGGACTGAACTGCATGATAAGTCTCTTGAATTACTAAACCAACTTCTTCCTGATCAATTTGAGCGCATTCATAAATCGTATTTGGTGAATTTTCTCCAGGTTGAAAAAATGCTTATAAACACCGGAACACGTTATAGTGTATTGCTTAAAACAGGTGAAATTCTACCTGTAGGACGATCAAAATACAAAGAATTGAAAAACAAAATAATATAA
- a CDS encoding serine hydrolase domain-containing protein has translation MKNFLFTCFLLLSISGFCQQNILKSEQRKAEKINLILEKHHQFDLFNGSALIAQNGRIILKKNYGKADMSWNIEATSDTKFRIGSITKQFTGMLIMQLKQEGKISLDDKISQYLPWYNKSIGDKITIHHLLTHTSGLPNYTDFPDFKTKMVFENSSNKDFAIKYFKDNLRFEPGTQHSYCNTGYYLLGLIIEAITQKSYEEVLKEKIFDVIGMKNTGMENTKQIISSYAQGYDFDYDGYQKTDYINMQTAVFAAGGMYSTANDMYKWDTALYRNTLLNDENKKIYFTPYLDGYANGLVIQKHSDFLKSGKNITTMAHSGGINGFSCNIARIPEDKIYVILLDNTRAGKRGGQLESVIDDIFNVLYNKTISLPKPLVIYEVYRKIKASSVEEGILYLKDIKKNKFNSYNFNGFENELNKLAYKFLGENNTDAALKIIDYAVSEFPNSFNVYDTRGEIYFIRKDYPESKKNYQKTLQLNPNNDNAKEMLLKIESLSKK, from the coding sequence ATGAAAAATTTCCTGTTTACCTGTTTCCTGTTGTTATCAATAAGTGGATTTTGTCAGCAAAACATTCTAAAATCAGAACAGAGAAAAGCTGAAAAGATAAACCTGATCCTTGAAAAACACCATCAGTTTGACCTTTTTAACGGAAGTGCACTAATTGCTCAAAATGGTAGGATCATCCTAAAAAAAAATTACGGAAAAGCCGATATGAGCTGGAACATTGAGGCGACTTCTGATACTAAGTTCAGAATAGGTTCCATTACAAAACAGTTTACTGGAATGCTGATTATGCAGCTCAAACAAGAAGGAAAAATCAGTCTTGATGATAAAATAAGCCAATATTTACCCTGGTACAATAAATCTATCGGGGATAAGATTACCATTCATCATCTTCTGACCCATACTTCAGGATTGCCTAATTACACAGATTTCCCTGATTTTAAAACTAAAATGGTTTTCGAAAATTCCTCGAATAAAGACTTCGCTATTAAATATTTCAAAGACAATTTAAGATTTGAACCTGGAACTCAACACAGTTATTGCAACACAGGTTATTATTTATTGGGATTAATTATTGAAGCGATTACTCAAAAGTCCTATGAAGAAGTCCTAAAGGAAAAGATATTTGATGTTATCGGCATGAAAAACACAGGCATGGAAAATACCAAACAAATCATTTCAAGCTATGCACAAGGTTATGATTTTGATTATGATGGTTATCAGAAAACCGACTATATCAATATGCAAACTGCAGTCTTTGCAGCAGGCGGAATGTATAGTACAGCAAATGATATGTACAAATGGGACACTGCCTTATACAGAAATACGCTGTTAAATGATGAAAATAAAAAAATCTATTTTACCCCTTATCTGGATGGATATGCTAATGGACTGGTCATTCAGAAACATTCTGATTTTCTGAAGTCAGGAAAGAATATTACCACCATGGCACACAGTGGCGGGATCAATGGTTTTTCCTGTAATATTGCCAGAATTCCGGAAGATAAAATATATGTGATCTTACTGGATAACACCAGAGCAGGGAAAAGAGGCGGACAGCTGGAATCGGTTATTGATGATATTTTTAATGTTTTATATAACAAGACAATCAGCTTACCAAAGCCCCTGGTCATTTATGAAGTATACAGAAAGATAAAAGCATCATCGGTAGAGGAAGGAATTCTTTATTTGAAAGACATTAAAAAGAATAAATTTAACTCCTATAATTTCAACGGTTTTGAAAATGAGCTGAACAAATTAGCTTACAAATTTTTAGGTGAGAATAATACAGATGCCGCACTTAAGATCATTGATTATGCAGTATCAGAATTCCCGAATTCCTTTAATGTGTATGATACACGTGGAGAAATTTATTTTATAAGAAAAGATTATCCCGAATCGAAAAAGAATTATCAGAAAACACTGCAACTAAATCCCAATAATGATAATGCGAAAGAAATGCTTTTGAAAATAGAAAGTCTATCAAAGAAATGA
- a CDS encoding GNAT family N-acetyltransferase has protein sequence MEITLQEITADNFYDVCLLTTNKNGVLTFDEEFLCSNSVSIAESKYYPLLNPQAIYSDKILIGFIMSGPYFKDNGNFWVLRYMIDHQYQGKGYGKKAFHTFIEHVKRSGNIEQIHIGLDPDNIRAISLYTSVGFAFTGERKDGEDVYILELIQHIP, from the coding sequence ATGGAAATAACCTTACAAGAAATAACAGCGGACAACTTTTATGATGTATGTCTGTTGACCACCAATAAAAATGGAGTCCTCACGTTTGATGAAGAATTTTTATGCAGCAATTCAGTATCTATTGCAGAATCCAAATATTATCCGCTATTGAATCCACAGGCTATATACAGTGATAAAATACTGATCGGTTTTATCATGTCTGGGCCTTATTTTAAGGACAATGGAAACTTTTGGGTCCTGAGATATATGATCGATCATCAATATCAAGGTAAGGGGTACGGAAAAAAAGCATTCCACACTTTTATAGAACACGTAAAAAGAAGTGGAAATATAGAGCAGATTCACATTGGGCTTGATCCCGACAACATCCGTGCAATATCTCTTTATACTTCTGTAGGTTTCGCATTTACAGGAGAACGAAAAGATGGGGAGGATGTATATATTCTGGAACTTATCCAGCATATCCCATAA
- a CDS encoding TonB-dependent receptor domain-containing protein yields the protein MKLLTTIILILITVPYAFAQNGQINGIIHENQTTVLPYVTVTLKGNAEPAVAVGISDNKGQFKLEGIPVGHYTISYHLIGFQMITQSVQVKSGESTNIGTIILEPDTKLLQEVSVKSQRSSVSLKLDKKVFEVGKDVLSQSGAVTDLLNIVPSVSVSPSGTISLRGNSSVLVLIDGRRTGLTQSNALEQLPADQVERVEVITNPSSRFDAAGSAGIINIILKKNKKAGFSGQMRLVGGIPNETRISPSLNYKSNTINLFATYGIRLSDYVGLYTMQQSTRLSGMPLYLNQRQDEDRHDDARLLYLGADFQINDHNTITAAFLRNSTNDHDKTELNYLYSGKNGSIDSSLTRSGESWEKRSYNQLEFNYTKTFKKPGKKLTVDMQYDFWDSDKDWNLSTAKILPVTMNLPMIRTRSFGKSKDLMIKTDLVQPLDSTSTLEFGLKMEDRRVNSDFIAQQENSAGWEVIDQIDNHLLYKELIGSAYIQFSGKTGAFGYQAGLRGELTHIGIEDRTGSYTNKKDYSRLFPTLNISYRFTATANLQASYSKRINRPRLGMLYPFNELTDLSTRYVGNPDLNPSYANVFELAFLKNWKTFTLNPSLYYQRNNGVIEDYTFRDSNGLFITMPVNIDRETRAGFELSLLYNPFRWLQANAELNVFHYKEQGSYQQQNFNYSGNTFTARLSSQVKLKNKLSVQAVYNFRGSNATAQTRSDAVHGIDFGCSKNFLKDKATLTFDVSNLFGLRKFSSRTIGSDYEINQTSIPNAARYRLTLVYRFNQKDNQLVRQAKSGNRD from the coding sequence ATGAAACTATTAACAACCATCATCCTGATTCTTATTACCGTTCCTTATGCTTTTGCGCAGAATGGTCAGATAAACGGTATTATTCATGAGAACCAGACAACAGTTCTTCCGTATGTAACTGTCACATTAAAAGGGAATGCAGAACCTGCTGTTGCTGTCGGAATTTCGGATAACAAAGGGCAATTTAAGCTGGAAGGCATCCCTGTAGGACATTATACAATCAGTTATCATCTGATCGGGTTTCAGATGATTACCCAATCTGTACAAGTGAAATCTGGTGAGAGTACAAATATCGGAACAATAATTTTAGAACCTGACACAAAATTATTGCAGGAAGTCTCTGTAAAATCACAGCGGTCATCAGTCAGCTTAAAACTCGATAAGAAGGTTTTTGAAGTGGGTAAAGATGTTCTTTCACAATCAGGAGCTGTCACAGACTTACTCAATATTGTACCCTCTGTGAGCGTCAGTCCCAGCGGAACAATAAGCCTGCGGGGTAATAGCAGTGTATTGGTTCTCATTGATGGAAGGCGTACAGGATTAACCCAAAGTAATGCCCTGGAACAGCTTCCTGCTGACCAGGTAGAGCGGGTAGAAGTGATTACCAATCCATCTTCCCGTTTCGATGCGGCTGGTTCAGCAGGGATTATTAATATCATTCTCAAAAAGAACAAAAAAGCAGGTTTCAGTGGACAAATGCGTCTGGTTGGCGGTATTCCTAATGAGACACGGATAAGTCCCAGTTTAAATTATAAATCCAATACAATTAATCTCTTTGCAACTTATGGTATCCGGCTGTCGGATTATGTTGGGCTCTATACCATGCAGCAATCCACCAGACTCTCCGGTATGCCACTGTATCTGAACCAACGTCAGGATGAAGATCGGCATGATGATGCCAGACTGCTTTATCTTGGTGCTGATTTCCAGATTAATGATCACAATACCATTACTGCAGCTTTTTTGCGAAACTCAACTAATGACCATGACAAAACAGAACTCAATTATCTTTATTCAGGCAAAAATGGCAGTATTGACAGCAGTCTCACCCGAAGTGGTGAATCTTGGGAGAAGCGAAGTTATAATCAACTTGAATTTAATTATACCAAAACTTTCAAGAAACCAGGTAAGAAATTAACGGTAGATATGCAGTATGATTTCTGGGACAGTGATAAAGACTGGAATTTATCAACCGCGAAAATACTACCGGTTACAATGAATCTGCCCATGATCAGGACCCGTTCTTTCGGGAAAAGTAAAGACCTGATGATTAAAACGGATCTGGTACAGCCCTTGGACAGTACCTCTACACTGGAATTTGGTTTAAAAATGGAAGACCGAAGGGTGAACAGTGATTTTATTGCCCAACAAGAGAATTCGGCAGGCTGGGAAGTTATCGATCAGATTGATAACCATCTTTTATATAAAGAATTGATTGGGAGTGCTTATATACAGTTTTCAGGTAAAACCGGAGCTTTTGGCTACCAGGCCGGACTGCGTGGTGAGTTGACGCATATTGGTATTGAAGACCGTACTGGTAGCTACACTAATAAAAAAGATTATAGCAGGTTGTTCCCAACATTAAATATCAGCTACCGTTTTACTGCCACTGCTAACTTGCAAGCCAGCTACAGCAAGCGTATCAACAGGCCAAGACTGGGCATGCTGTATCCATTCAATGAACTTACTGACCTCAGTACCCGCTATGTTGGTAACCCGGATCTTAATCCCTCTTATGCCAATGTTTTTGAACTTGCCTTCCTCAAAAACTGGAAAACGTTTACTTTAAATCCTTCTCTTTATTATCAGAGAAATAATGGCGTCATCGAAGATTATACTTTCCGGGATTCTAATGGGTTATTTATTACCATGCCTGTAAACATTGATAGGGAGACACGTGCGGGCTTTGAACTCTCTTTACTCTATAATCCTTTCAGATGGTTGCAAGCAAATGCTGAGCTCAATGTATTTCATTATAAAGAACAGGGCAGTTATCAACAGCAAAACTTCAACTATTCAGGGAATACCTTTACGGCCCGTTTAAGTTCTCAGGTAAAATTAAAGAATAAGCTTTCTGTTCAGGCAGTATATAATTTCAGAGGGTCCAATGCTACAGCACAAACCCGATCAGATGCTGTGCATGGTATCGATTTTGGATGTAGCAAAAATTTTTTAAAAGATAAAGCAACTCTTACCTTTGATGTAAGTAACCTTTTTGGGCTTCGAAAGTTTAGCAGCAGAACCATTGGGTCAGATTATGAGATTAATCAAACCAGTATTCCGAATGCCGCCAGATATCGTCTTACATTAGTGTACCGATTTAATCAGAAGGATAATCAGTTGGTGCGGCAAGCGAAAAGCGGAAACAGAGATTAA